The Plutella xylostella chromosome 27, ilPluXylo3.1, whole genome shotgun sequence genome segment GTTAGAAAATGACATGGAAAATTACAGACAGTATAAAATAATGGGTTCAGTTCCAAAGATCCGAATGAAGCCCGGTTGCATACCATCCAGGTTTAACTGCCAAACCAGTAGAAAACACAAACTTACTCGAACAATGCAACAGCATGCTTCTAAGAGAACAGCAGCAGTGCCCGTAACAGAAGATAAACAAATCTGTTCCATGAAAATGTCAACATCATTTTTTCATCAAGGTAATATGAgtcagtgctccaaaattgataatgcgcatagaaatctttgacagatcggttgttttagattatgtgacacacaagggcgtacccaggatttcagctaggggggggcagctcttgagatgatggtcggtcgggtatattgaaacaaaaatcatgaaaattgtcttttattaaGGTCAACTTGGCCAATTGCGTCTACGGGCCAAATTAATCTTTTCGATCCTGTTTGAAAACGGCTTTATCAATATTGAAAAATGCCATCTAGTTACGGTGgcttaaactaaatactttacaTGAACTGCAGACAGATGGCGTTGTtgtcaacataatattatccaaGTATTCAGTCATTTTGTGATTTGCACATTTTTTTGAAAGTTTGGTACTGTGACAGGTGATTGAAAAATCCATGTGAATCTAAAGTTTTCTTTATCAATTGATTTTATTCAGTAGGTATTCTAAACAATAGTCATTGGGCTACTTATATAGACACAAATTTTCAATGAAATAGCTTTATTTGATGATTTAatgatgttaatttttttatgtttgataaAAGTCCTGGGGTAAATGCGTTAGGCATAATGGGGCTATTGCGATTGTTGCAACGCATTGCCTCAAAACAGAAATCGTCAAccttttaatacatacataattatgctcacgactgtagtcacccgcttttcgctgtaaatttgtatcgccattttttattgagtacaatgcactgaagttgttgGGTAAGTGTAAGTGTACAACCCGACTGTCACAttttttcaagctgcccgaaggcctctgactaggcttaacaacTGCTGCCGaggcagcaaccgggacccacggcttaacgtgccatccaaagcacggaagcgtccagaaaagaaccatttgaaatcggtcatcCATCCaaggctgaccgtgccatgtgttaacctcagtgatcagttacgatcactgaaacCAGCTCGATAaggatttttactatttatgaacactAAACTTATTGAAGAGTATGGGTTTTGCCATgcacatattttaattgatatctaAGTTTAATACCCGTATTTGATCCAATCTTACAATCTTTCTATAGAATATAAATGAGAGGATGTATGGatgttagtttattttattcacaactGTCACTCACCACTATTAAATCTACATTCTTACTCACTTTACAGGAGTACTTAGGTAGttcttttttcataaaaatgttatttggaTTTATCATGGAGTAAATGCGTCCATGAAAATTAGACGCATTTTCCTGATTTCTACTAAATCATCTGTGAATTCGTCAATAGTTTCTTTTGGCTAAATTAACTGCCATActattgcacaaaaaaattaactgGATAAAACtctcttatttttttcacggAAAGCTTACCTATTGAATAGTTACATACTAAAAACACATTTGCCTCAAACCTGGAAAATGCGTTCAAAAtcacgatttttttaaaacactaAATAAGAAACTTTTATAAGATTCCAGCAAAGAAATCAAtgctttaaatttgttaagaaaGTTGTTCAATAGTCGTTAGTTTCTTAAAGTAAATATCTCacttttacatttaatttttcatacCTTTGCTCCCATTATTCCGAAAACTTTTAGTGATCTAAAAATACAACGTAACCCCAGTTGACCTTAATTAGTTTGATTaagatacaaaacaaaataggtaggtaggtaagagtagataacacgtttttaattccgacttggcaggaaaatttacgtttattttgtcttctaggggggggcagctgcccccccctgcccctacctgggtacgcccttggtgacacatgatattgactcctatttctttcgaacaaggtgcaaaatgcaagtgttttttaagggtcttacgatttaatgattcgggtgttaagatctgcatgtgcattataaattttggacaagtgtatcttataataaaaacaatatatgcaaaagctatttattattaaagaacaatggccaaatctgacccgctttgcataaGATGCATCGATTCCGTGTCAACAATCATTTTTGTGTCTTGAAAATACACAAAACAATATCTATATAATACCTATCTATagaacttttaaataaattaactcaCGTGGTACGCATATTCGTATGGAGATTGACAGTCTTATTAAGTTATTAGTATACTTATTGATCTATGGTAagatcatagaataacaagtgcTAGTCTCATTATTCTATGGGAAGATGAAGGTGACTCAGGTCAGGCATTctgttttttatacttattatttatttggtgatggaaaacattgtgaggaaaccagCACATTTAGATTgtagatgtgtaccctaagttCACGTGTACTCAATAAAAAAACGACAATACGGCtcgaaaagcgggtggctcgtTTGCGCGTCACATTTGACTACAGtcagggattacagtcgtgactCCCTGcttaattatatttgtaattttatgctttaggaaattgattaaaaacaaTGACTTAACTTACAGTAGGTATTTCCCGTCGTTTCAGATCCGGGCTGCCTGGCGTGCTCGGAGTGCGGTGCGTGGGTCGCGGCGCGCGTGTACGTGTGCGTGCAGTGTGTGGACGCACGCATGTGTGCCGCGTGCGAGCCACACGCACACGCGAGCCACGCCGTCGTCAGACTACCCTCTACAAGAGTCTATGTATGTATCATCACAGTGACAGCAGCCAATACAAGGGTCCTTAACATGCATCGATGCAAAGTTATACTAAATTCTCAGATGGAATGTTGTTAAATAGTAATCTCTATGGAAGAAACATTGCACGGTTAGGCTCATTTGTTTGTGATAACCGAATGTGTTTTTAACCCCCAACGGAGCATCCAGTCCAATTTCCATAAAGcataatttaacttttaactcattttttaacttttcccCAGAACATAGTGCGAGACCTGTTTGAGTCTCTGCAAGAGCAGTTGAACTGCCGGCTGCGAGGGCTGGACGATGACGCCGAGGACGAGCTGACGGACGACCTCGATGATGATGAACTGGACCagtgagtacctacctaatcctCTAGATCCACTATCGATATAAAAGGTAGAGTTTTATGCATAGGCATGAGCGTttagtttaataaataaataagtgcaGACGTCTCACTAAACGCATCACTTACTTACAGCATGTTAGGACGAATGTTCTCCGACTCGACCAACCAATGCAGTTGAAATccaatgggagattttcttttgacgtttaaaagttccaaaatcgaACAATAGATGGCATCCGGCCTGTCGTTTTTAATGAGCTGCATTCTTCTGAGGGGACGGAAGATGTCATAAATGGTACAAAGCTGTTTTATACTAGataacacttaatattatgcaaaataataaaacagccagttattgcatatggttgaattcatatccattgggtttttgtattggctgaaaggactggaatccatgccggataaaaaaatatatgcagtgctgttgagtatgaagttttagtagcgccatctataatcggtttttgtctatggttgaaaatctcgCATTCAATTTTCAAACGATAAATAATTCTTTGCCTTTCCAGATACGTTAATCCAGTGGTTAAGAAAACTAAACGACCTGTTGTTGCATCGTCTGCTGGCCAGCAAATAATGCCCCATGAAGCTTCAAAAGTCACTTTCAAGTCAAGCCCACCAGCATCTCCCATGCCAACTGATGAAACTAATGAACCCATGGTCACGGCTGATGACATCAAAGTAgaagatgattatgatgaatgGGAACCACTAAGGGAAACTGCAACAGAAGggtttatgaaaataacttcaGACATTGTAAAGAGTGAATGTAATGAAGGAACAGTAGCAGAATCGAAATTAGCTGTAGACGTTAGAGGAGATGATAAATACAATGAGATGAATTTATCTAAGTGCTTAGAGAAcgaatcagaatttaaaagaGTAAGTAATGTAACTGTTGTAAGAAAAACTAAAGGAAATACTGCTGGTATCAATAAGCCAGCTGTGAAACTGGAGACCACTGAGAATACATCAATTGAATGTGCCCAAGCAAATGAGTTGGGATCTCAAATTGCTgtgaaaataaaagaagaGCCAACTGAAGGTAATCCACCTTTCTAAGGGTATAATTCATAGCCCCCCCTCGAACCCGTGTACCTGATATGTCATTAGAAGTGCCGTATTCTAATCAAACAATAAAACGTGAATGTTGATAGTTCATGCATGGAAATTCTTCTTAGAAATGAAGAACATTTTCATGCAGTTCATTCGAGAGCCACAACGGCCAATTTTAAAAGCTTCAtttctataattttttatacttcTTAACCTACATTCTCTTCGGGTTATTCGGTTTACGATTATCTTCCTGTACATAATAAGCgtttcaatatatttatttgatttcagATGCCTGTACCGAGCAGGTTGATTCTACGGGTTTTTTAGTCATCGGCTCGCCTCGATCTATCAAAGTCGAAGACAAAGAAACTTCGTGATgacaaaatagtttttattttcaatttaatttcattctaTTTAGTATTAATTTACCTAGAAGAAAAAGGtacaattacttaaattaagtaaGGTACAGTCTGATTGTTATGTTAATAAACAAGTAGCCAGTCCTGGTTAAGTATTAACAAATCTACAGTTTATTTGGATTTAAACTTCACTtttagctgcgtacagaccggcctaacgaacgcccaacgatggatatttatcatacataatacaggggcgattgcagcaacgaagttcaacgaaacccgttcgttggcgttccttgggccggtctgtacgcagctttacaaACATCCTTCGTTTAATGACCATTACTTCCTCCCATCAATGAACCCCCTGGGGTCGGGTCCGTCCCACGGTACCGCGCGGCCGTCGTGCCACACGTATCcttgcgcgcgcgcagccaGCGCCAGCCGCACgggcagcgccgccgccgcgcccgcagaGACctgccccgcgccgcccgtcATGTCTGTCTGCACGTAGCCGGGGTGCACACAGGTTACTGATATGTCTGCGGGTAAGGTTGGAAGGTTAATGGTCGCAGATGGCAGACAgg includes the following:
- the LOC105381188 gene encoding uncharacterized protein LOC105381188 isoform X1, which translates into the protein MHFMRPLMLLKVDLIKNMESTQFTSSSSRPRPFKEFVSPLKIRKMTHFSENEKFMVINVFIYVKNTWPADKYQSKLEMKEKTANILGISKASVYRVLKEYVETDTVKPAASPKKRFQVKRKSSGDCKNTSIKTPEKLWIRAPGEINMRKTWLKLANKDPDSLSTKTKISFCEDHFDLENDMENYRQYKIMGSVPKIRMKPGCIPSRFNCQTSRKHKLTRTMQQHASKRTAAVPVTEDKQICSMKMSTSFFHQDPGCLACSECGAWVAARVYVCVQCVDARMCAACEPHAHASHAVVRLPSTRVYNIVRDLFESLQEQLNCRLRGLDDDAEDELTDDLDDDELDQYVNPVVKKTKRPVVASSAGQQIMPHEASKVTFKSSPPASPMPTDETNEPMVTADDIKVEDDYDEWEPLRETATEGFMKITSDIVKSECNEGTVAESKLAVDVRGDDKYNEMNLSKCLENESEFKRVSNVTVVRKTKGNTAGINKPAVKLETTENTSIECAQANELGSQIAVKIKEEPTEDACTEQVDSTGFLVIGSPRSIKVEDKETS
- the LOC105381188 gene encoding uncharacterized protein LOC105381188 isoform X9 — protein: MHFMRPLMLLKVDLIKNMESTQFTSSSSRPRPFKEFVSPLKIRKMTHFSENEKFMVINVFIYVKNTWPADKYQSKLEMKEKTANILGISKASVYRVLKEYVETDTVKPAASPKKRFQVKRKSSGDPGCLACSECGAWVAARVYVCVQCVDARMCAACEPHAHASHAVVRLPSTRVYNIVRDLFESLQEQLNCRLRGLDDDAEDELTDDLDDDELDQYVNPVVKKTKRPVVASSAGQQIMPHEASKVTFKSSPPASPMPTDETNEPMVTADDIKVEDDYDEWEPLRETATEGFMKITSDIVKSECNEGTVAESKLAVDVRGDDKYNEMNLSKCLENESEFKRVSNVTVVRKTKGNTAGINKPAVKLETTENTSIECAQANELGSQIAVKIKEEPTEDACTEQVDSTGFLVIGSPRSIKVEDKETS
- the LOC105381188 gene encoding uncharacterized protein LOC105381188 isoform X4 — protein: MPSCVVKGCRNYDTKVQKKHGISYHRFPHDPVRKEIWCRIIREQREEPYFKPHKNTRVCSAHFCDKDFDVSKAGLQRLKDSALPQLFESKVCKNVEQWLSVSTPAPSLRPPSLQLGPSSSQVSNLSQKYGSPYQSAVSCVYGSGSGAESPLPEHTAPSGDGKHTQLKQQVKRKRSGDPAARQPESLACSECGSRVAARVYVCVQCVDARMCAACEPHAHASHAVVRLPSTRVYNIVRDLFESLQEQLNCRLRGLDDDAEDELTDDLDDDELDQYVNPVVKKTKRPVVASSAGQQIMPHEASKVTFKSSPPASPMPTDETNEPMVTADDIKVEDDYDEWEPLRETATEGFMKITSDIVKSECNEGTVAESKLAVDVRGDDKYNEMNLSKCLENESEFKRVSNVTVVRKTKGNTAGINKPAVKLETTENTSIECAQANELGSQIAVKIKEEPTEDACTEQVDSTGFLVIGSPRSIKVEDKETS
- the LOC105381188 gene encoding uncharacterized protein LOC105381188 isoform X7, producing MHFMRPLMLLKVDLIKNMESTQFTSSSSRPRPFKEFVSPLKIRKMTHFSENEKFMVINVFIYVKNTWPADKYQSKLEMKEKTANILGISKASVYRVLKEYVETDTVKPAASPKKRFQVKRKSSGDCKNTSIKTPEKLWIRAPGEINMRKTWLKLANKDPDSLSTKTKISFCEDHFDLENDMENYRQYKIMGSVPKIRMKPGCIPSRFNCQTSRKHKLTRTMQQHASKRTAAVPVTEDKQICSMKMSTSFFHQDPGCLACSECGAWVAARVYVCVQCVDARMCAACEPHAHASHAVVRLPSTRVYNIVRDLFESLQEQLNCRLRGLDDDAEDELTDDLDDDELDQYVNPVVKKTKRPVVASSAGQQIMPHEASKVTFKSSPPASPMPTDETNEPMVTADDIKVEDDYDEWEPLRETATEGFMKITSDIVKSECNEGTVAESKLAVDVRGDDKYNEMNSFESHNGQF
- the LOC105381188 gene encoding uncharacterized protein LOC105381188 isoform X8, yielding MSCTSLHKKYSNYHYCIVPDCKNTSIKTPEKLWIRAPGEINMRKTWLKLANKDPDSLSTKTKISFCEDHFDLENDMENYRQYKIMGSVPKIRMKPGCIPSRFNCQTSRKHKLTRTMQQHASKRTAAVPVTEDKQICSMKMSTSFFHQDPGCLACSECGAWVAARVYVCVQCVDARMCAACEPHAHASHAVVRLPSTRVYNIVRDLFESLQEQLNCRLRGLDDDAEDELTDDLDDDELDQYVNPVVKKTKRPVVASSAGQQIMPHEASKVTFKSSPPASPMPTDETNEPMVTADDIKVEDDYDEWEPLRETATEGFMKITSDIVKSECNEGTVAESKLAVDVRGDDKYNEMNLSKCLENESEFKRVSNVTVVRKTKGNTAGINKPAVKLETTENTSIECAQANELGSQIAVKIKEEPTEDACTEQVDSTGFLVIGSPRSIKVEDKETS